In one Kitasatospora cineracea genomic region, the following are encoded:
- a CDS encoding HoxN/HupN/NixA family nickel/cobalt transporter, with translation MTAPESTLPGDNPGSPLPAFRWRREDTLRTAGLMAVILAMHVAAFGTLLFLVAPHHYAVGTQVFGVGLGLTAYTLGMRHAFDADHIAVIDNTTRKLMADGRRPVSVGFWFALGHSSMVVLMAGLVAGGAALAGTLMDEDSTTHRVLGTIGTTASGAFLYLIAALNLVALLGIWRVFRAMREGQYDEAELEKHLAARGFLARLLNRATRSISRPGQMFPVGMVLGLGFDTATEVTLMVMAGSGAASGLPWYAVVCLPLLFAAGMSLFDTLDGTFMNFAYQWAFSNPVRKVYYNLTITGLSIAVAFVIGTIELVAVLHDKFDLADPVTGWIAGLSLDNVGFVIVGLFVVVWAAAIGYWRIAKRSRTFAQAS, from the coding sequence ATGACCGCGCCCGAATCGACCCTGCCCGGGGACAATCCCGGCTCCCCCCTTCCCGCCTTCCGCTGGCGGCGCGAGGACACCCTGCGCACGGCCGGGTTGATGGCGGTGATCCTGGCCATGCACGTGGCGGCGTTCGGGACGCTGCTGTTCCTGGTCGCGCCGCACCACTACGCCGTCGGCACCCAGGTGTTCGGCGTCGGCCTGGGCCTCACCGCGTACACCCTGGGCATGCGGCACGCCTTCGACGCCGACCACATCGCGGTGATCGACAACACCACCCGCAAGCTGATGGCGGACGGCCGCCGCCCGGTCTCGGTGGGCTTCTGGTTCGCCCTCGGCCACTCCTCGATGGTGGTGCTGATGGCCGGCCTGGTGGCCGGGGGCGCGGCGCTGGCGGGCACCCTGATGGACGAGGACTCCACCACCCACCGGGTGCTGGGCACCATCGGCACCACCGCGTCCGGCGCCTTCCTCTACCTGATCGCGGCGCTCAACCTGGTCGCCCTGCTGGGCATCTGGCGGGTGTTCCGGGCGATGCGGGAGGGCCAGTACGACGAGGCCGAGCTGGAGAAGCACCTGGCGGCCCGGGGCTTCCTGGCCCGGCTGCTGAACCGGGCCACCCGCTCGATCAGCCGCCCCGGCCAGATGTTCCCGGTCGGCATGGTGCTCGGCCTGGGCTTCGACACCGCCACCGAGGTCACCCTGATGGTGATGGCGGGCTCCGGCGCGGCCTCCGGCCTGCCCTGGTACGCGGTGGTCTGCCTGCCGCTGCTGTTCGCCGCCGGGATGAGCCTGTTCGACACGCTGGACGGCACGTTCATGAACTTCGCCTACCAGTGGGCGTTCTCCAACCCGGTCCGCAAGGTCTACTACAACCTGACCATCACGGGGCTGTCGATCGCGGTGGCCTTCGTGATCGGGACCATCGAACTGGTCGCCGTGCTGCACGACAAGTTCGACCTGGCCGACCCGGTCACCGGCTGGATCGCCGGCCTCAGCCTGGACAACGTGGGCTTCGTGATCGTCGGCCTGTTCGTGGTGGTCTGGGCCGCCGCGATCGGCTACTGGCGGATCGCCAAGCGCTCCCGGACGTTCGCGCAGGCGTCCTGA
- a CDS encoding DMT family transporter has product MSAAFALLASLLWGVADYGGGAITRRLPALTVVVLSQTAAAAVLAVAVTATGGWGGAGPALWYAVLAGAIGPFALLAFYRALALGPMGVVSPLATVGVLVPIGVGLFLGERPGAVQGLGIAVAVAGVALAGGPQRGGPAVGRRVLVLTLGAAFAFGAVLALVAHAGAGGALLLTLCVQRLTNAVVGAGMLAAQARRQSLELRAGLRELPALTAVGVADVAANGLYAAASSPGSVAVAAVLASLYPVVTALMARGLLKERLLRVQVLGAGLAVAGTLILATG; this is encoded by the coding sequence GTGAGCGCCGCCTTCGCACTGCTCGCCAGCCTGCTGTGGGGCGTCGCCGACTACGGGGGCGGGGCGATCACCCGGCGGCTGCCCGCGCTGACGGTGGTGGTGCTCTCGCAGACGGCCGCCGCCGCGGTGCTCGCGGTGGCGGTGACCGCCACCGGCGGGTGGGGCGGGGCCGGGCCGGCCCTCTGGTACGCGGTGCTGGCGGGCGCGATCGGCCCGTTCGCGCTGCTGGCGTTCTACCGGGCGCTGGCGCTCGGGCCGATGGGTGTGGTGTCGCCGCTGGCCACCGTCGGCGTGCTGGTGCCGATCGGGGTGGGCCTGTTCCTCGGCGAACGGCCGGGCGCCGTCCAGGGGTTGGGGATCGCGGTGGCGGTCGCCGGGGTCGCGCTGGCGGGCGGTCCGCAGCGCGGCGGGCCCGCGGTGGGGCGGCGGGTGCTGGTGCTGACGCTGGGCGCCGCGTTCGCCTTCGGCGCGGTGCTGGCGCTGGTCGCGCACGCCGGGGCGGGCGGCGCGCTGCTGCTGACGCTGTGCGTGCAGCGGTTGACCAACGCGGTGGTCGGCGCCGGGATGCTGGCCGCGCAGGCCCGCCGGCAGTCGCTCGAACTGCGGGCGGGCCTGCGCGAGTTGCCCGCGCTGACCGCCGTCGGGGTCGCCGACGTGGCCGCGAACGGCCTGTACGCGGCCGCCTCCTCCCCGGGGTCGGTGGCGGTGGCGGCCGTGCTGGCCTCGCTCTATCCGGTGGTCACCGCGCTGATGGCGCGCGGCCTGCTGAAGGAGCGGCTGCTGCGGGTGCAGGTGCTCGGTGCGGGCCTCGCGGTGGCCGGGACGCTGATCCTGGCCACCGGTTGA
- a CDS encoding helix-turn-helix domain-containing protein, with translation MPDADLVTQALARNLKRLRLERGHTLDALAARSGVSRGMVVQIEQARTNPSIGTVVRLADALGVSIARLLDYDASATVRIVPVEDAVRLWTGPAGGSGTLLGGTEAPGPLELWSWHLQPGEGHGSDPHPPGTVEIARVDEGVLTLTLDGRDHLVPAGSTASYEAGTAHGYRNDGDTPCLVTMVVSVPPPGA, from the coding sequence GTGCCGGACGCCGATCTCGTCACCCAGGCCCTCGCCCGCAACCTCAAACGGCTGCGCCTCGAACGCGGCCACACCCTGGACGCCCTGGCCGCCCGCTCCGGGGTCAGCCGCGGCATGGTCGTCCAGATCGAACAGGCCCGCACCAACCCCAGCATCGGCACCGTGGTCCGGCTCGCCGACGCGCTCGGCGTCTCGATCGCCCGACTACTCGACTACGACGCCTCCGCCACCGTCCGGATCGTCCCGGTCGAGGACGCCGTCCGGCTGTGGACCGGCCCCGCCGGGGGCAGCGGCACCCTGCTCGGCGGCACCGAGGCCCCCGGCCCGCTGGAGCTGTGGTCCTGGCACCTGCAGCCCGGCGAGGGGCACGGCTCCGACCCGCACCCGCCCGGCACCGTCGAGATCGCCCGGGTCGACGAGGGCGTCCTCACCCTCACCCTGGACGGCCGCGACCACCTCGTCCCGGCCGGCTCCACCGCCTCCTACGAGGCCGGCACCGCCCACGGCTACCGCAACGACGGCGACACGCCGTGCCTGGTCACCATGGTGGTCTCGGTCCCCCCGCCCGGCGCGTAG
- a CDS encoding type B 50S ribosomal protein L31 — translation MQQGIHPEYRPVVFRDKTGGLSFLTRSTASSDRTVAWADGRTYPVVDVETSSASHPFYTGRARLMDTEGRVELYRRRYGG, via the coding sequence ATGCAGCAGGGAATTCACCCCGAGTACCGTCCGGTGGTGTTCCGCGACAAGACCGGGGGCCTGTCGTTCCTGACCCGCTCCACCGCCTCGAGCGACCGGACGGTCGCGTGGGCGGACGGGCGGACGTACCCGGTGGTGGACGTGGAGACGTCCTCGGCGAGCCACCCGTTCTACACCGGCCGGGCCCGCCTGATGGACACCGAGGGCCGGGTCGAGCTGTACCGGCGCCGGTACGGCGGCTGA
- the rpmG gene encoding 50S ribosomal protein L33: MARSELRPVVALRSTAGTGFTYVTRKNRRNDPDRMVLKKFDPVAGRHVEFREAR; this comes from the coding sequence ATGGCACGCAGCGAGCTGCGACCGGTGGTCGCGCTCCGGTCCACGGCGGGCACCGGGTTCACGTACGTGACGCGGAAGAACCGCCGCAACGACCCGGACCGGATGGTCCTGAAGAAGTTCGACCCGGTGGCGGGGCGCCACGTGGAGTTCCGCGAGGCCCGCTGA
- a CDS encoding aminopeptidase P family protein has protein sequence MSDAHAARRERLREYCSASGADAALITRAANVRYLTGCPPLGAALLLTRERAVLAVPEDAEPAEGGEGGEGRLDAEVTRLPVPAEADAASAAAEAAARLGVRDLAVEEHDLTVARHRTVARAVGPARLLDLDRAVERLRVVKDEYEIADLRIAAEIADQALGELLESILVGRTERHLAMELERRMIDHGADRAAFPVSVGTGSHSGLEHHQPTDRRVEEGDFLTVALGARYRGYGISTARTFVIGAAPAAWQVELHRLVFHAQRAGREALGPGVEQHVPDDAARSILQAAGHAERSVHALGHGIGLEIREAPRLGPADMGKLDNRVPVTVGPGVHLPGRGGVRIEDTLVVRPPEEGGPELLTITTKELLAL, from the coding sequence ATGTCCGACGCGCACGCCGCCCGACGCGAACGCCTCCGCGAGTACTGCAGCGCCTCCGGGGCCGACGCCGCGCTCATCACGCGCGCCGCCAACGTCCGCTACCTGACCGGCTGCCCGCCGCTGGGCGCCGCGCTGCTGCTCACCCGCGAGCGCGCGGTGCTCGCGGTGCCCGAGGACGCGGAGCCCGCCGAGGGCGGCGAGGGCGGCGAGGGCAGGCTCGACGCGGAGGTCACCCGGCTGCCGGTGCCCGCCGAGGCCGACGCCGCGTCCGCCGCCGCCGAGGCCGCCGCCCGGCTCGGGGTGCGCGACCTCGCGGTCGAGGAGCACGACCTCACGGTGGCCCGGCACCGCACCGTCGCCCGGGCCGTCGGCCCGGCCCGGCTGCTGGACCTGGACCGGGCCGTGGAACGGCTGCGGGTGGTCAAGGACGAGTACGAGATCGCCGACCTGCGGATCGCCGCCGAGATCGCCGACCAGGCCCTCGGCGAGCTGCTCGAGTCGATCCTGGTCGGCCGCACCGAGCGACACCTGGCGATGGAGCTGGAGCGCCGGATGATCGACCACGGCGCCGACCGGGCCGCCTTCCCGGTCTCCGTCGGCACCGGCAGCCACTCCGGCCTCGAGCACCACCAGCCCACCGACCGCCGGGTCGAGGAGGGCGACTTCCTCACCGTCGCGCTCGGCGCCCGCTACCGCGGCTACGGCATCTCCACCGCCCGCACCTTCGTGATCGGCGCCGCCCCCGCGGCCTGGCAGGTCGAGCTGCACCGGCTGGTCTTCCACGCCCAGCGGGCCGGCCGGGAGGCCCTCGGTCCCGGCGTCGAGCAGCACGTCCCGGACGACGCGGCCCGCTCGATCCTCCAGGCCGCGGGCCACGCCGAACGCTCCGTCCACGCCCTGGGACACGGAATCGGCCTGGAGATCCGGGAGGCTCCGCGCCTGGGGCCCGCCGACATGGGTAAACTGGACAACCGCGTGCCGGTCACCGTCGGCCCCGGGGTGCATCTCCCGGGTCGTGGCGGGGTCCGGATCGAGGACACGCTCGTGGTGCGGCCTCCCGAGGAGGGCGGGCCCGAGCTGCTCACCATCACCACCAAGGAGCTCCTCGCGCTGTGA
- the efp gene encoding elongation factor P produces the protein MATTNDLKNGMVLKLDGGKLWTVVEFQHVKPGKGPAFVRTKLKEVLSGKVVEKTFNAGIKVETANVDKRTMQYSYRDGDAFIFMDMDTYDQIPVDSATVGDAAKYLLEGFEALVAQNEGAPLYVELPAAVELVIAETEPGVQGDRSTGGTKPATLETGAEIQVPLFVTTGEKVKVDTRDGSYLGRVK, from the coding sequence GTGGCTACCACGAACGATCTCAAGAACGGCATGGTCCTCAAGCTGGACGGCGGCAAGCTCTGGACCGTCGTCGAGTTCCAGCACGTCAAGCCCGGCAAGGGCCCGGCCTTCGTGCGCACCAAGCTGAAGGAGGTCCTCTCCGGCAAGGTCGTCGAGAAGACCTTCAACGCGGGCATCAAGGTCGAGACCGCCAACGTCGACAAGCGGACCATGCAGTACTCCTACCGCGACGGCGACGCGTTCATCTTCATGGACATGGACACCTACGACCAGATCCCGGTCGACTCCGCCACCGTCGGCGACGCCGCCAAGTACCTGCTGGAGGGCTTCGAGGCCCTGGTCGCGCAGAACGAGGGCGCCCCGCTGTACGTCGAGCTCCCCGCCGCGGTCGAACTGGTCATCGCCGAGACCGAGCCGGGCGTCCAGGGCGACCGCTCCACCGGCGGCACCAAGCCCGCCACCCTGGAGACCGGCGCCGAGATCCAGGTGCCGCTGTTCGTCACCACCGGCGAGAAGGTCAAGGTCGACACCCGCGACGGCAGCTACCTCGGCCGGGTCAAGTAA
- the nusB gene encoding transcription antitermination factor NusB yields MASARSKARTRAFQILFEADHRGVSPERVLADWIARARDPRPDEGIPQVAEYTMQLVEGYAQHARTIDDLISTYAVGWTLDRMPVADRNVLRLGAYELIWEDGTPDAVVLDESVEIAKEFSTDESPAFVNGLLARFMELKPSIRR; encoded by the coding sequence GTGGCCTCTGCTCGTAGCAAGGCCCGCACCCGGGCCTTCCAGATCCTGTTCGAGGCGGACCACCGCGGCGTGTCCCCCGAGCGGGTGCTCGCCGACTGGATCGCGCGGGCCCGCGACCCCCGCCCCGACGAGGGCATCCCGCAGGTCGCGGAGTACACCATGCAGCTGGTCGAGGGCTACGCGCAGCACGCGCGCACCATCGACGACCTGATCTCCACCTACGCGGTGGGCTGGACGCTCGACCGGATGCCGGTCGCCGACCGGAACGTGCTCCGGCTCGGTGCGTACGAGCTGATCTGGGAGGACGGCACGCCCGACGCGGTGGTCCTGGACGAGTCGGTGGAGATCGCCAAGGAGTTCTCCACGGACGAGTCGCCGGCCTTCGTGAACGGCCTGCTCGCCCGCTTCATGGAGCTCAAGCCGAGCATCCGGCGCTGA
- a CDS encoding thioesterase family protein produces the protein MPETTTASEFDRGIALAPHPDEPGRYDGELGEGWQIGGGVNGGLLLAFAAHALALEAGPAHPHPLTVSGTYVSASRPGPATVRTEIVRRGRSLATGSAILSQGGEERLRVTASFTDLAALDDEVATTALPPTLPAPEQCIGIEHAPRELIAQAALLERLDLRLDPATVGWALGQPSKEGRIQGWFRLADGRPADPLSLLLTADALPPVTFDLGRPGWAPTIELTVHLRALPADGWLRVSHATRNVAGGYFEEDCEIWDENGRLVAQSRQLAKTPR, from the coding sequence ATGCCGGAAACCACCACCGCCTCCGAGTTCGACCGGGGCATCGCACTCGCCCCGCACCCCGACGAGCCCGGCCGCTACGACGGCGAGCTCGGCGAGGGCTGGCAGATCGGCGGCGGCGTCAACGGCGGCCTGCTGCTCGCCTTCGCCGCGCACGCGCTCGCCCTCGAAGCCGGGCCGGCGCACCCGCACCCGCTCACCGTCAGCGGCACCTACGTCTCCGCCTCCCGGCCCGGGCCGGCGACCGTCCGCACCGAGATCGTCCGGCGCGGACGCAGCCTCGCCACCGGCAGCGCGATCCTCTCCCAGGGCGGCGAGGAGCGGCTGCGGGTCACCGCCTCGTTCACCGACCTCGCCGCGCTCGACGACGAGGTCGCCACCACCGCGCTGCCGCCGACCCTGCCCGCGCCCGAGCAGTGCATAGGCATCGAGCACGCCCCGCGCGAACTCATCGCCCAGGCCGCCCTGTTGGAGCGCCTCGACCTGCGCCTCGACCCCGCCACCGTCGGCTGGGCGCTCGGCCAGCCCTCCAAGGAGGGCCGCATCCAGGGCTGGTTCCGGCTCGCCGACGGCCGCCCCGCCGACCCGCTGTCCCTGCTGCTCACCGCCGACGCCCTCCCCCCGGTCACCTTCGACCTCGGCCGCCCCGGCTGGGCCCCCACCATCGAACTCACCGTCCACCTCCGCGCCCTCCCCGCCGACGGCTGGCTCCGGGTCTCGCACGCCACCCGCAACGTGGCCGGCGGCTACTTCGAGGAGGACTGCGAGATCTGGGACGAGAACGGCCGACTGGTCGCCCAGTCCCGCCAGTTGGCCAAGACCCCGCGCTGA
- a CDS encoding transcriptional regulator encodes MSSDYAKQLGAKLRAIRTQQGLSLHGVEEKSQGRWKAVVVGSYERGDRAVTVQRLAELAEFYGVPVQELLPGGTPGGAAEPPPRLVLDLERLTQVPSEKAGPLQRYAATIQSQRGDYNGKVLSIRQDDLRTLAVIYDQSPSILTEQLISWGVLNPDARRAVREEDAS; translated from the coding sequence TTGTCCAGCGACTACGCGAAGCAGCTCGGAGCCAAGCTCCGGGCGATCCGCACTCAGCAGGGGCTCTCCCTGCACGGCGTCGAGGAGAAGTCCCAGGGTCGCTGGAAGGCTGTGGTCGTCGGCTCCTACGAGCGCGGCGACCGCGCGGTCACCGTGCAGCGCCTCGCCGAGCTGGCCGAGTTCTACGGCGTGCCGGTCCAGGAGCTGCTGCCCGGCGGCACCCCGGGCGGCGCCGCCGAGCCGCCGCCGCGCCTGGTGCTCGACCTGGAGCGCCTCACCCAGGTCCCGTCCGAGAAGGCCGGCCCGCTGCAGCGCTACGCCGCGACCATCCAGTCGCAGCGCGGCGACTACAACGGCAAGGTGCTCTCGATCCGCCAGGACGACCTGCGCACGCTGGCCGTCATCTACGACCAGTCCCCCTCGATCCTCACCGAGCAGCTGATCAGCTGGGGCGTGCTGAACCCGGACGCGCGCCGCGCCGTCCGCGAGGAGGACGCGAGCTGA
- the pyrR gene encoding bifunctional pyr operon transcriptional regulator/uracil phosphoribosyltransferase PyrR: protein MTTPSSPPRAPHQVLDATDIARVVTRIAHEIVERAKGAEDVVLLGIHTRGVHLARRLQGKLTQITGRDIPFGTLDITMYRDDLRLKPARALEHTEIPAEGIDGKLVILVDDVLFSGRTIRAALDALSDIGRPRAVRLAVLVDRGHRELPIRADYVGKNLPTSLREAVQVRLAESDGLDTVLLGDRDYAARSSQALAADTELPE, encoded by the coding sequence ATGACCACACCCAGTTCACCCCCCCGCGCCCCGCACCAGGTGCTGGACGCCACCGACATCGCCCGGGTCGTCACCCGGATCGCCCACGAGATCGTGGAACGCGCCAAGGGCGCGGAGGACGTGGTGCTGCTCGGCATCCACACCCGCGGTGTCCACCTCGCCCGCCGACTGCAGGGCAAGCTGACCCAGATCACCGGCCGGGACATCCCGTTCGGGACGCTGGACATCACCATGTACCGGGACGACCTGCGGCTGAAGCCCGCCCGGGCCCTGGAGCACACCGAGATCCCGGCCGAGGGCATCGACGGCAAGCTGGTGATCCTGGTCGACGACGTGCTGTTCTCCGGCCGGACCATCCGGGCCGCGCTCGACGCGCTCAGCGACATCGGCCGCCCGCGCGCCGTCCGCCTCGCCGTCCTGGTCGACCGCGGGCACCGCGAACTCCCCATCCGCGCCGACTACGTGGGCAAGAACCTGCCCACCTCGCTGCGCGAGGCCGTGCAGGTCCGGCTGGCCGAGTCCGACGGGCTGGACACCGTCCTGCTGGGCGACCGCGACTACGCCGCCCGCTCCTCCCAGGCCCTTGCGGCCGACACCGAACTCCCGGAGTAG
- a CDS encoding aspartate carbamoyltransferase catalytic subunit: protein MKRHLVSTADLGRDDALLILDTAEELSQFSGRAVKKLPTLRGRTVVNLFFEDSTRTKTSFEVAEKRLSADVINFSAKGSSVSKGESLKDTALTLQAMGADAVVIRHHASGAPARLAGSDWLHGSVINAGDGTHEHPTQALLDAFTLRRHLNPGAGRDLAGRKVAIVGDILHSRVARSNVHLLTTLGAEVTFVAPPTLLPIGIDTWPCEVSYDLDSVLPKADAVMMLRVQRERMNAAFFPTEREYSRRYGLDGARLARLPEHAIVMHPGPMVRGMEITAEVADSPRCTVVEQVANGVSVRMAVLYLLVGGATLADAPRTTELPEAAQ, encoded by the coding sequence GTGAAGCGCCACCTCGTCTCCACCGCCGACCTCGGCCGCGACGACGCCCTGCTGATCCTGGACACCGCCGAGGAGCTCTCCCAGTTCTCCGGACGGGCCGTCAAGAAGCTGCCCACGCTGCGCGGGCGCACCGTCGTCAACCTGTTCTTCGAGGACTCCACCCGCACCAAGACCTCCTTCGAGGTCGCCGAGAAGCGGCTGTCCGCCGACGTCATCAACTTCTCCGCCAAGGGCTCCTCGGTCTCCAAGGGCGAGAGCCTCAAGGACACCGCGCTGACCCTGCAGGCGATGGGCGCCGACGCCGTGGTCATCCGGCACCACGCCTCCGGCGCGCCCGCCAGGCTGGCCGGCTCGGACTGGCTGCACGGCTCGGTGATCAACGCCGGCGACGGCACCCACGAGCACCCCACCCAGGCCCTGCTGGACGCCTTCACCCTGCGCCGCCACCTCAACCCGGGCGCCGGGCGGGACCTGGCCGGCCGCAAGGTCGCCATCGTCGGCGACATCCTGCACAGCCGGGTCGCCCGCTCCAACGTGCACCTGCTGACCACGCTCGGCGCCGAGGTCACCTTCGTCGCCCCGCCGACCCTGCTGCCGATCGGCATCGACACCTGGCCGTGCGAGGTCTCCTACGACCTCGACAGCGTGCTGCCCAAGGCCGACGCGGTGATGATGCTGCGGGTCCAGCGCGAGCGGATGAACGCCGCGTTCTTCCCCACCGAGCGCGAGTACTCCCGCCGCTACGGGCTGGACGGCGCCCGGCTGGCCAGGCTGCCCGAGCACGCCATCGTGATGCACCCCGGCCCGATGGTCCGCGGCATGGAGATCACCGCCGAGGTCGCCGACTCGCCGCGCTGCACCGTGGTCGAGCAGGTCGCCAACGGCGTCTCGGTCCGGATGGCCGTGCTCTACCTGCTGGTCGGCGGCGCCACCCTCGCCGACGCCCCCCGCACCACCGAACTCCCGGAGGCCGCCCAGTGA
- a CDS encoding dihydroorotase, with translation MVDGAFAAIGEGLDVRADIDIDAHGLIALPGLVDLHTHLREPGREDAETVLTGTQAAAMGGYTAVHAMANTFPVADSAGVVEQVWRLGRESGYCDVQPVGAVTVGLEGKQLAELGAMHDSAAGVRVFSDDGKCVDDAVIMRRALEYVKAFDGVIAQHAQEPRLTAGAQMNEGTVSGELGLGGWPAVAEESIIARDVLLAAHVGSRVHICHLSTAGSVEIVRWAKGKGWDVTAEVTPHHLLLTDELVRSYDPVYKVNPPLRTAADVEALREALADGTIDAVATDHAPHPAEDKDCEWAVAAMGMVGLETALSVVQQTMVDTGLLNWEGVADRMSHRPARIGRLTGHGRPISVGEPANLVLFDPAYRGVVNPDTFATRSRNTPYKGMDLPGRVHATFLRGEATVLAGELVER, from the coding sequence ATCGTCGACGGCGCCTTCGCCGCGATCGGCGAGGGCCTCGACGTCCGGGCCGACATCGACATCGACGCGCACGGCCTGATCGCCCTGCCCGGCCTGGTCGACCTGCACACCCACCTGCGCGAGCCCGGCCGGGAGGACGCCGAGACCGTGCTCACCGGCACGCAGGCCGCCGCCATGGGCGGGTACACCGCGGTGCACGCGATGGCCAACACCTTCCCGGTCGCCGACAGCGCCGGCGTGGTCGAGCAGGTCTGGCGGCTGGGCCGCGAGTCCGGCTACTGCGACGTGCAGCCGGTCGGCGCCGTCACCGTCGGCCTGGAGGGCAAGCAGCTCGCCGAGCTCGGCGCGATGCACGACTCCGCCGCCGGGGTGCGGGTCTTCTCCGACGACGGCAAGTGCGTGGACGACGCGGTGATCATGCGCCGCGCGCTGGAGTACGTGAAGGCCTTCGACGGCGTGATCGCCCAGCACGCCCAGGAGCCCCGGCTGACCGCCGGCGCCCAGATGAACGAGGGCACGGTCTCCGGCGAGCTCGGCCTCGGCGGCTGGCCCGCCGTCGCCGAGGAGTCGATCATCGCCCGGGACGTGCTGCTCGCCGCGCACGTCGGCTCCCGGGTGCACATCTGCCACCTGTCCACCGCCGGGTCGGTCGAGATCGTCCGCTGGGCCAAGGGCAAGGGCTGGGACGTCACCGCCGAGGTCACCCCGCACCACCTGCTGCTCACCGACGAGCTGGTGCGCTCCTACGACCCGGTGTACAAGGTCAACCCGCCGCTGCGCACCGCCGCCGACGTCGAGGCGCTGCGCGAGGCGCTGGCCGACGGCACCATCGACGCCGTCGCCACCGACCACGCCCCGCACCCCGCGGAGGACAAGGACTGCGAGTGGGCGGTCGCCGCGATGGGCATGGTCGGGCTGGAGACCGCGCTGTCGGTCGTGCAGCAGACCATGGTCGACACCGGCCTGCTGAACTGGGAGGGCGTCGCGGACCGGATGTCGCACCGGCCGGCCCGGATCGGGCGGCTGACCGGCCACGGACGGCCCATCTCGGTGGGCGAGCCTGCCAACCTGGTGCTGTTCGATCCCGCGTACCGTGGAGTCGTGAACCCCGACACCTTCGCCACCCGCTCCCGCAACACCCCGTACAAGGGCATGGACCTGCCCGGCCGGGTGCACGCCACCTTCCTGCGCGGCGAGGCCACCGTGCTGGCCGGCGAACTGGTCGAGCGCTGA